In Balneola sp., one genomic interval encodes:
- a CDS encoding ABC transporter permease, translating into MRTIKFLLRKEFLQIFRNRAMLPILFVMPIIQLLVLSFAATYELKEVDFALIDMDQSSLSRELTAKFQATGYFNLELETFDESEAQESMNAGDIKMILRIPPDFENQLSSGKQADLQLIIDAVDGSTAGLIQSYSSSILNDLNASKLAELRIESPSQQTQQAKAINIIPQNWYNPDLDYITYMVPGILVVLVSMIGIFLSGMNIVREYEIGTIEQLNVTPIQKYQFMIGKLLPFWVIGMFDLLIGLALARFGFQIPFLGSLTTILVVAGIYLVVLQSLGLLISTLTHTQQQAMFIAWFIMVIFILMGGLFTPIESMPQWAQNLTLANPIAYFIKIMRMVLLKGAGWKEIQFMVYALAAMGSGLLWISINRYKKTTA; encoded by the coding sequence ATGAGAACGATTAAGTTTTTACTTCGAAAAGAGTTTCTGCAGATTTTCAGGAATCGGGCCATGCTGCCTATTCTTTTTGTGATGCCTATCATCCAGCTACTGGTGCTTTCATTCGCTGCAACATACGAGTTGAAAGAAGTAGATTTTGCCCTCATCGACATGGATCAATCCAGCCTCTCCAGAGAGCTGACGGCTAAATTTCAGGCTACGGGATATTTTAATTTAGAGTTAGAGACTTTTGACGAAAGTGAGGCGCAGGAGTCCATGAATGCCGGAGATATCAAGATGATACTTCGCATTCCGCCAGATTTTGAGAATCAGTTGTCTTCAGGAAAACAGGCCGATCTTCAGCTTATTATTGATGCAGTTGATGGCAGTACAGCGGGGCTTATCCAATCTTACAGTTCATCCATTTTAAATGACCTGAATGCTTCAAAACTGGCTGAACTTAGAATTGAATCACCGAGTCAACAGACTCAACAGGCTAAGGCGATCAACATAATTCCTCAAAATTGGTACAATCCTGATCTTGATTATATCACTTATATGGTGCCCGGAATTTTGGTAGTGCTGGTTTCAATGATCGGAATATTTTTGTCTGGGATGAACATTGTACGTGAGTATGAAATAGGTACCATCGAGCAGCTGAACGTTACGCCTATTCAGAAGTATCAATTTATGATCGGAAAATTGCTTCCTTTTTGGGTAATTGGGATGTTTGATTTACTCATTGGGTTGGCATTAGCTCGCTTTGGTTTCCAGATTCCTTTTCTTGGAAGTTTAACAACCATTTTAGTGGTGGCGGGTATTTATTTGGTTGTGCTGCAATCACTTGGGCTGCTTATTTCAACCCTAACCCATACTCAGCAGCAAGCTATGTTCATCGCCTGGTTTATTATGGTGATTTTCATACTGATGGGAGGACTATTCACCCCCATCGAAAGTATGCCTCAATGGGCACAAAACCTCACACTTGCTAATCCGATAGCCTACTTCATCAAGATCATGCGCATGGTGCTGCTGAAAGGCGCAGGCTGGAAAGAGATACAGTTTATGGTTTATGCTTTGGCAGCAATGGGAAGTGGACTATTATGGATTTCAATAAATCGTTACAAGAAAACGACGGCCTAG
- a CDS encoding DEAD/DEAH box helicase yields MSFKSLNLSTPILKSLEEEGYTHPTPIQSQAIPIALKGTDVLGCAQTGTGKTAAFAIPILQLLSKSKSRGQNRKIRSLIVTPTRELAIQIDESFKSYGRYTNLETTVVFGGVSQKGQVKKLNRGVDILTATPGRLLDLMNQGFISLSDIEIFVLDEADRMLDMGFIHDIKKLLKVIPNKRQTLFFSATMPNEIVKLSKSMLNNPTRVEVTPESSTVEIIEQGIYYVDKGNKKNLLVDVLKEAGSKSALVFTRTKHRANKVVKLLNSQNIQAEAIHGNKSQKARQRALGNFKDQATRVLVATDIAARGIDVDELQYVINYEIPNVPETYVHRIGRTGRAGAEGTALSFCDAEEKAYVKDIEKLIDQNIPVIDDHKYPMTDHNPAPAEKQKRRPSRKHKSEKRKTSNGGNPRNNNKKRRRKSSNNSNSR; encoded by the coding sequence ATGTCTTTTAAATCACTGAACCTCAGTACCCCCATCCTAAAATCTTTGGAAGAAGAAGGATACACTCACCCTACACCCATTCAATCACAAGCTATTCCCATCGCACTTAAAGGCACTGATGTGCTTGGTTGTGCGCAAACCGGAACGGGGAAAACAGCCGCATTTGCCATTCCGATATTACAGTTACTAAGCAAGAGTAAATCCCGTGGTCAGAACCGAAAAATTCGAAGCTTAATTGTTACGCCAACAAGAGAACTTGCCATCCAAATTGATGAGAGTTTCAAAAGCTACGGACGATATACAAATTTAGAAACCACAGTAGTTTTTGGCGGTGTTAGCCAAAAAGGACAGGTAAAGAAGCTGAATAGAGGCGTAGATATTCTTACCGCTACACCGGGCCGACTGCTTGACCTTATGAATCAGGGATTTATATCTCTTTCGGATATCGAAATATTTGTATTGGATGAAGCTGACCGTATGCTGGACATGGGTTTCATTCACGACATTAAGAAATTACTGAAAGTAATTCCTAACAAGCGCCAGACCTTGTTCTTCTCGGCAACCATGCCCAATGAGATTGTAAAGCTTTCGAAGTCGATGCTTAACAATCCGACTCGAGTTGAAGTGACTCCGGAATCTTCTACGGTAGAAATTATTGAGCAAGGCATCTACTATGTAGACAAAGGAAATAAGAAGAATTTATTGGTAGATGTGTTAAAAGAAGCAGGCTCAAAATCAGCGCTGGTTTTTACACGCACAAAGCACCGGGCTAATAAAGTAGTAAAATTGCTGAATAGCCAAAATATTCAAGCTGAAGCTATTCATGGCAACAAATCCCAGAAGGCAAGGCAACGGGCACTCGGTAATTTTAAGGATCAGGCAACCCGGGTATTGGTTGCTACCGATATTGCTGCTCGTGGAATTGATGTGGATGAATTACAGTATGTCATTAACTACGAAATTCCCAATGTTCCGGAAACCTACGTACACCGAATAGGCCGAACAGGCCGAGCAGGAGCAGAAGGAACAGCGCTATCTTTCTGTGATGCTGAGGAAAAAGCTTATGTAAAGGATATTGAGAAACTAATTGATCAGAACATCCCGGTGATAGATGATCATAAATATCCAATGACAGACCATAATCCGGCTCCAGCTGAAAAACAAAAACGTCGTCCGTCCAGAAAACACAAAAGTGAAAAAAGGAAGACAAGTAATGGCGGCAATCCTAGAAACAATAACAAGAAGAGAAGAAGGAAAAGCTCAAATAACAGTAACAGCAGATAG
- a CDS encoding glycosyl transferase, giving the protein MLSIIVPTYNEEKTILDLLIHLKNSLTTTDQLFVVDGGSSDQTVNLVKENGFTCLESPRKGRAAQMNYGAQQAQGDILYFVHADTIPPSSFPADIDGAISEGYKSGCYRYQFDIDHPLLNINAHCTRYDRLMCRGGDQTLFITRSLFDELGGFREDYMIMEDYDLIEKIQSCSPFKIIPKNATVSARKYDVNGYFQVNIANLIVFMMYFAGASQQTMVHAYKNLIVHPKFD; this is encoded by the coding sequence ATGCTAAGCATCATTGTCCCTACATACAACGAAGAAAAGACCATTTTGGATTTATTGATCCATTTAAAAAATTCGTTAACAACCACAGATCAGTTGTTTGTTGTTGATGGTGGCAGTTCTGACCAAACCGTAAACTTAGTTAAAGAAAATGGGTTTACATGCTTGGAGTCACCAAGAAAAGGACGGGCTGCTCAAATGAATTATGGAGCTCAGCAAGCCCAAGGTGATATTCTCTATTTTGTACATGCCGATACCATTCCGCCTTCTTCGTTTCCCGCTGATATTGATGGTGCTATTTCCGAAGGCTACAAATCAGGCTGCTACCGATATCAATTTGATATCGACCATCCCCTGCTAAACATTAACGCCCACTGCACCCGGTATGATCGGTTAATGTGCAGGGGCGGTGATCAAACACTCTTTATTACCCGTTCTTTGTTTGATGAGTTGGGAGGCTTTCGGGAGGATTATATGATTATGGAAGACTACGATCTGATTGAGAAAATTCAGTCATGCAGCCCTTTTAAAATCATCCCAAAAAATGCAACCGTTTCTGCGAGGAAGTATGATGTAAACGGATATTTTCAGGTCAACATCGCAAACCTGATTGTTTTTATGATGTACTTTGCCGGAGCTTCCCAACAAACCATGGTTCACGCTTACAAGAATCTGATTGTTCACCCAAAGTTTGATTAG
- a CDS encoding histidine kinase: protein MSKQIAPIPNNEFERALKLSEYDIDYSEIHGKLDDLTRLAAHVAGTPISLINLLDTTTQWTVSNVGLDLQQIPREETVCQYVILEEDSVEVEDMTSDERFKDKDYVTKDPHIRYYYGVPLETPDGHRIGALCVMDKGAHDLTPEKEAFLKIIANEVITRIEYEHKLKLMRHNVEELKEIQRKVSHDIRGPIGGIIGIAEILRDQAEDSKMDEFMQLLELINKGGRSVLDLADEILSNYKGESESKKLTQNQLSLELLQKKLKDLYQPQALNKSINYTVELESNHQDLSFSKHKILQILGNLISNSIKFTPENGSVEVDLSIKRPEIELVASVKDSGVGMTEAQINDILADEAESTQGTDHERGFGFGFKLARHLVETMKGTLQIESEKGKGTHITISIPLEL from the coding sequence ATGTCCAAACAAATAGCTCCGATCCCTAATAACGAATTTGAGCGAGCTCTTAAACTATCAGAATATGATATCGATTACTCTGAAATACATGGTAAGCTAGACGATCTAACTCGTCTTGCCGCTCATGTTGCCGGAACCCCTATTTCTTTAATTAACCTGCTGGATACTACCACGCAATGGACGGTATCAAACGTTGGATTAGACCTCCAGCAAATTCCTCGTGAAGAAACAGTATGTCAGTACGTAATCCTGGAAGAAGATTCTGTGGAAGTGGAAGACATGACGAGTGATGAGCGTTTCAAAGACAAGGACTACGTTACTAAAGATCCTCATATTCGTTATTACTATGGCGTTCCTTTAGAAACTCCTGATGGACATCGTATTGGAGCTTTGTGTGTGATGGATAAAGGTGCACACGATCTTACCCCTGAAAAAGAAGCCTTTCTGAAGATTATTGCCAATGAGGTCATCACTCGTATTGAGTATGAGCATAAGCTAAAACTGATGCGGCATAATGTTGAAGAACTGAAAGAAATTCAGCGTAAAGTCAGCCATGATATACGCGGCCCTATTGGTGGAATTATTGGTATTGCTGAAATTCTTCGGGACCAAGCCGAGGATAGTAAAATGGATGAGTTCATGCAGTTGCTTGAGCTTATCAATAAAGGTGGGCGCTCGGTACTTGATCTTGCTGATGAAATATTAAGTAACTATAAGGGAGAATCCGAGTCAAAGAAGCTTACTCAAAACCAACTATCACTCGAGCTTCTACAGAAAAAGCTCAAAGACCTTTATCAGCCTCAGGCGTTAAATAAATCCATAAATTATACAGTGGAATTAGAGAGTAACCATCAGGACCTCTCTTTTTCTAAACACAAAATACTTCAGATTCTTGGAAACCTGATTTCAAACTCAATCAAATTCACACCCGAAAATGGCTCCGTTGAGGTGGATTTGAGTATTAAGAGACCCGAGATCGAATTAGTTGCTTCTGTAAAAGACAGTGGAGTGGGCATGACCGAGGCTCAGATTAATGATATTTTAGCCGATGAGGCAGAATCTACGCAAGGAACTGATCATGAGCGTGGATTTGGGTTTGGTTTTAAACTGGCCCGCCATCTGGTTGAAACGATGAAGGGGACACTTCAAATAGAATCTGAAAAAGGAAAAGGAACACATATCACCATTTCAATTCCTCTGGAACTATAG
- a CDS encoding DEAD/DEAH box helicase, which produces MSSFKELGLSPEICQAVEDLGFETPTEVQERAIPTILASQRDLIALAQTGTGKTGAFGMPVLQQVDANSSNVQVLVLSPTRELAIQIEKDLKAFAKHQKGIKTVAVYGGANISTQIRALNKGTQVVIGTPGRMLDLIRRRKLDVTNVRSLILDEADEMLNMGFQDDLDAILHDTPKEKQTLLFSATMPKQISKMAHKYMNNPEEIQVNARNSGALNVEHHYYMVNAKDRYDALKRIADVNPDVYGIIFCRTRRETSEVASKLSKEGYNADLLNGDLSQSQRDEVMNRFRSKELQLLVATDVAARGLDVDNLTHVINYNLPDDLEVYIHRSGRTGRAGNSGIAVSIIHTREMGRIRALEKMSGKEFIKQDVPKGAEVCGVRMMDMVEKLRATEVNEKQIEKYLPEVYEKLADLGWQDLIKHFVSMEFNQILEYYEQAGDINATAGRSKNNNNRKNNSRKSNGRSNSGGGVNSNRLAEEGFTRYFLNIGNRDGLNPARLMGVVNEQMNGKKPDFGKIDIQNNFSFFEVEEGFDSKLFDAMNGTHFEGREIGVELAKPDTSGNGSGGSSNSNGSGKRGGSSSKGDGGFKKKGRNKRQRKNRSYS; this is translated from the coding sequence ATGTCATCGTTCAAAGAACTGGGCTTGTCGCCCGAAATATGCCAAGCCGTTGAAGATCTTGGCTTCGAAACCCCAACTGAAGTACAAGAGAGAGCTATTCCTACTATTTTAGCATCTCAGCGCGACTTGATTGCGCTTGCTCAAACCGGGACCGGAAAAACGGGTGCATTTGGAATGCCCGTGCTTCAACAAGTGGATGCTAACTCAAGTAACGTGCAAGTATTAGTACTTTCACCAACTCGTGAATTAGCTATACAGATAGAAAAAGATTTGAAGGCTTTTGCCAAACATCAGAAGGGAATTAAAACGGTTGCGGTATATGGTGGAGCTAATATCTCTACTCAAATCCGTGCGCTAAATAAAGGTACTCAAGTTGTAATCGGAACACCCGGCCGTATGCTGGATTTGATCCGCCGCCGTAAACTTGACGTAACCAACGTTCGTTCTCTCATTTTGGATGAAGCGGATGAAATGCTGAATATGGGATTCCAGGACGACTTGGATGCTATTCTCCATGACACGCCGAAGGAAAAACAAACTCTGCTATTCTCGGCTACCATGCCTAAGCAGATTTCCAAAATGGCGCATAAGTACATGAACAATCCGGAAGAAATTCAGGTGAATGCCCGAAACTCCGGCGCGCTTAACGTAGAGCACCATTATTATATGGTGAATGCAAAAGATCGCTATGACGCATTAAAGCGTATTGCTGATGTGAATCCTGATGTATATGGAATTATTTTCTGCAGAACACGTCGTGAGACCTCAGAAGTAGCTTCAAAGCTATCAAAAGAAGGATATAATGCTGATCTGTTGAACGGAGACTTGTCTCAGTCACAGCGTGATGAAGTGATGAATCGCTTTCGAAGTAAAGAATTACAACTGCTTGTGGCCACTGATGTTGCTGCTCGCGGACTTGATGTTGATAACCTTACCCATGTAATTAACTACAACCTTCCGGATGATCTGGAAGTATATATTCACCGTAGTGGCCGAACCGGCCGTGCAGGAAATAGCGGTATAGCTGTTTCAATTATTCACACCCGGGAAATGGGCAGAATTCGTGCTTTAGAAAAAATGTCCGGTAAAGAATTCATCAAGCAGGATGTTCCAAAGGGAGCTGAAGTTTGTGGAGTTCGAATGATGGACATGGTAGAGAAACTTCGTGCTACTGAAGTAAATGAAAAGCAGATCGAGAAGTATTTGCCTGAAGTGTATGAGAAATTGGCTGATTTAGGATGGCAAGATCTTATTAAGCACTTTGTATCCATGGAATTCAACCAAATTCTTGAATACTACGAACAAGCCGGAGATATCAATGCTACTGCTGGCCGTTCTAAGAATAATAATAACCGTAAAAACAACTCTCGTAAGAGTAACGGCAGAAGCAATTCTGGTGGCGGTGTTAATAGTAACCGACTTGCAGAAGAGGGCTTTACACGCTATTTCTTAAACATCGGTAATCGTGATGGATTGAATCCGGCGAGATTGATGGGTGTTGTGAACGAACAAATGAATGGCAAAAAGCCTGACTTTGGTAAAATCGATATCCAGAATAACTTCTCATTCTTTGAAGTAGAAGAAGGGTTCGACTCTAAATTATTTGATGCTATGAACGGCACTCATTTTGAGGGACGTGAAATTGGTGTTGAGCTGGCAAAGCCGGATACGAGCGGTAACGGCTCAGGCGGTTCATCCAATTCTAATGGTTCAGGTAAAAGAGGTGGATCGAGCAGCAAAGGAGACGGTGGCTTTAAAAAGAAAGGCCGTAATAAGAGACAACGCAAAAATAGATCTTACTCATAA
- a CDS encoding phosphoribosyl-AMP cyclohydrolase, which translates to MNEIKFKERKTVEQVEEGNDLAPKFQENGLIPVVTTDFKSGELLMHGYMNEEALKKTIELGEAVYYSRSRETLWHKGATSGLTQIIKEMRIDDDQDCVWLRVEVQGNGASCHVGYRSCFYRSVPTGEDFDIKKGELHYEEDEKVFDPKEVYGDAPNPTKL; encoded by the coding sequence ATGAACGAAATCAAATTCAAAGAACGAAAAACGGTAGAACAAGTTGAAGAAGGAAATGATCTGGCTCCTAAATTCCAGGAAAATGGATTGATTCCGGTAGTTACCACTGATTTTAAATCCGGCGAATTACTGATGCACGGATACATGAACGAAGAGGCTCTAAAAAAGACCATTGAACTAGGTGAAGCTGTCTATTACAGCCGAAGCCGTGAAACGCTATGGCACAAAGGAGCTACTTCGGGGCTGACTCAGATCATTAAAGAAATGCGTATTGATGATGATCAGGACTGTGTTTGGTTACGTGTGGAAGTTCAAGGCAATGGTGCTAGTTGCCACGTAGGTTATCGCTCTTGCTTTTACCGAAGCGTACCTACCGGTGAAGATTTTGATATCAAAAAAGGTGAATTACACTACGAAGAAGACGAAAAAGTCTTTGATCCTAAGGAAGTGTATGGTGATGCTCCAAATCCGACGAAACTCTAA